In a genomic window of Xylophilus rhododendri:
- a CDS encoding chorismate--pyruvate lyase family protein has protein sequence MPSLLRQRFLLPDAAPERALQERRYLQLLMVQDGSTTRLCEAVAGRPVDLEVPLQRITDEVPGIVRASLPGDRFIERRVCLSAHGQVMMDNLSYIALQGLPDDVRADLEAATIPIGPLLDRMWVRREFDETGAEPLRQRLWEAAGLPDPEATRTLRVHTPQGPLMLITETWRRGMLMGLPLGRRVPGRG, from the coding sequence GTGCCGTCCCTGCTGCGCCAGCGCTTTCTCCTGCCCGATGCGGCGCCCGAACGGGCCCTGCAAGAACGCCGTTACCTGCAACTGCTGATGGTGCAGGACGGCTCCACCACCCGCCTGTGCGAGGCCGTGGCCGGCCGGCCGGTGGATTTGGAGGTGCCGCTGCAGCGCATCACGGACGAAGTGCCCGGCATCGTGCGCGCCAGCCTGCCGGGCGATCGTTTCATCGAGCGGCGGGTCTGCCTGTCGGCCCACGGCCAGGTGATGATGGACAACCTCAGCTACATCGCCCTGCAGGGCCTGCCCGACGATGTGCGCGCCGATCTCGAAGCCGCCACCATCCCCATCGGCCCGCTGCTCGACCGCATGTGGGTGCGCCGCGAGTTCGACGAAACCGGCGCCGAGCCCCTGCGCCAGCGCCTGTGGGAGGCCGCCGGCCTGCCCGACCCCGAGGCCACCCGCACCCTGCGGGTGCACACGCCGCAAGGCCCGCTGATGCTGATCACCGAGACCTGGCGGCGCGGCATGCTGATGGGCCTGCCCTTAGGCCGCCGCGTCCCGGGGCGGGGGTAG
- a CDS encoding ABC transporter permease, translating into MIAYLLRRAGYALPIMLGVSFLCFMLVHIAPGDPLVAILPADASTELQQQMMKLYGFDRSLPEQFFHWLWRALHGDLGTSIATSRPVTGEVFKAVGNTFMLAMMATLIGFFFGCLFGFVAGYFRHSWADRVASFISVIGVSVPHYWLGMVMVIVFSAKLQWLPATGAGPGGSGEWTWDYEHLQYMLLPAITMSFIPMGIVARTVRALVAEILSQEFVVGLRARGLGEYGVFKHVVKNCAPTALAVMGLQLGYLLGGSILIETVFAWPGTGFLLNQAIFQRDLPLLQGTILVLALFFVALNLIVDVLQTVFDPRIERS; encoded by the coding sequence ATGATCGCCTACCTCTTGCGCCGCGCAGGCTATGCGCTTCCCATCATGCTGGGCGTGTCCTTCCTGTGTTTCATGCTGGTGCACATCGCGCCCGGCGATCCCCTGGTGGCCATCCTGCCGGCGGACGCCTCCACCGAGCTGCAGCAGCAGATGATGAAGCTCTACGGCTTCGACCGCAGCCTGCCGGAGCAGTTCTTCCACTGGCTCTGGCGCGCGCTGCACGGCGACCTGGGCACCAGCATCGCCACCAGCCGGCCGGTGACCGGCGAGGTCTTCAAGGCCGTCGGCAACACCTTCATGCTGGCCATGATGGCCACGCTGATCGGCTTCTTCTTCGGCTGCCTGTTCGGCTTCGTGGCCGGCTACTTCCGCCACTCCTGGGCCGACCGCGTCGCCAGCTTCATCTCGGTGATCGGGGTAAGCGTGCCGCACTACTGGCTGGGCATGGTGATGGTGATCGTGTTCTCGGCCAAGCTGCAGTGGCTGCCGGCCACCGGCGCCGGGCCGGGCGGCTCTGGCGAATGGACCTGGGACTACGAACACCTGCAATACATGCTGCTGCCGGCGATCACCATGTCCTTCATCCCCATGGGCATCGTGGCGCGCACCGTGCGGGCGCTGGTGGCCGAGATCCTGTCGCAGGAGTTCGTGGTGGGCCTGCGCGCCCGCGGCCTGGGCGAATACGGCGTGTTCAAGCACGTGGTGAAGAACTGCGCGCCCACCGCCCTGGCCGTCATGGGGCTGCAGCTGGGTTATCTGCTCGGCGGCTCCATCCTGATCGAGACGGTGTTCGCCTGGCCCGGCACCGGCTTTCTGCTCAACCAGGCGATCTTCCAGCGCGACCTGCCGCTGCTGCAGGGAACCATCCTGGTGCTGGCGCTGTTCTTCGTGGCCCTCAACCTGATCGTGGATGTGCTGCAGACCGTCTTCGACCCCCGCATCGAAAGAAGCTGA
- a CDS encoding ABC transporter ATP-binding protein → MSSTFIPDITPAALADPRDIGGPRQPLLRVQHLQKHFPLKRKGLGFGGPRPAVRAVDDVSFDIRKGETLGVVGESGCGKSTTARLLMQLTVQDKGELVFDGQAVGGPGLPLREFRRQTQMVFQDSYSSLNPRMTIEDSVAFGPTVHGVSAKAALARAHDLLARVGLDPARFAGRYPHELSGGQRQRVNIARALALEPRLVILDEAVSALDKSVEAQVLNLLEDLKRDFGLTYLFISHDLQVVRYVSDRVLVMYLGQVVEVGPAEQVFDAPRHPYTRALLQSMPSTDPLRRTTEAPLSGDPPNPIDPPSGCRFHTRCAFAQAVCSQLMPRFVEPVPGHGVACLRWQPGSGYVAGPDFPQPAPPKEDTLASLHGINIFPEARHG, encoded by the coding sequence GTGAGTTCCACCTTCATCCCCGACATCACGCCCGCCGCGCTGGCCGACCCGCGCGACATCGGCGGCCCGCGCCAGCCGCTGCTGCGGGTGCAGCATCTGCAGAAGCATTTCCCGCTCAAGCGCAAGGGCCTGGGCTTCGGCGGCCCGCGACCGGCCGTGCGGGCGGTGGACGACGTGAGCTTCGACATCCGCAAGGGCGAGACCCTGGGCGTGGTGGGCGAATCCGGCTGCGGCAAGTCGACCACCGCGCGGCTCTTGATGCAGCTCACCGTGCAGGACAAGGGCGAACTGGTCTTCGACGGCCAGGCGGTCGGCGGCCCCGGCCTGCCGCTGCGCGAGTTCCGCAGGCAGACGCAGATGGTGTTCCAGGACAGCTATTCCTCGCTCAATCCGCGCATGACGATCGAGGACTCGGTGGCATTCGGCCCGACGGTGCACGGCGTCTCCGCCAAGGCCGCGCTGGCCCGGGCGCACGACCTGCTGGCCCGTGTCGGCCTGGATCCCGCGCGCTTCGCCGGGCGTTATCCGCACGAACTCTCCGGCGGCCAGCGCCAGCGGGTGAACATCGCCCGCGCCCTGGCGCTGGAGCCGCGGCTGGTGATCCTGGACGAGGCGGTGTCGGCGCTCGACAAGTCGGTCGAGGCCCAGGTGCTCAATCTGCTGGAAGACTTGAAGCGCGACTTCGGCCTGACCTATCTCTTCATCAGCCACGACCTGCAGGTGGTGCGCTATGTGAGCGACCGGGTGCTGGTGATGTACCTCGGCCAGGTGGTGGAGGTGGGGCCGGCCGAGCAGGTGTTCGATGCGCCGCGCCATCCCTACACACGGGCGCTGCTGCAGTCCATGCCCAGCACCGATCCGCTGCGCCGCACCACCGAGGCGCCGCTGTCGGGCGATCCGCCCAACCCGATCGACCCGCCTTCGGGCTGCCGCTTCCACACCCGCTGCGCCTTCGCCCAGGCGGTGTGCAGCCAGCTGATGCCGCGTTTCGTGGAGCCGGTGCCGGGCCATGGCGTGGCCTGCCTGCGCTGGCAGCCGGGCTCGGGTTATGTGGCCGGCCCGGACTTCCCGCAGCCCGCGCCGCCGAAGGAAGACACCCTGGCGTCGCTGCACGGCATCAACATCTTTCCGGAGGCCCGCCATGGCTGA
- a CDS encoding MarR family winged helix-turn-helix transcriptional regulator — MPSSTTAKRRAASLMAFTSRLPTLQRAYRSAADKAVAHVGMSQAMAWPLVMIGRLGDGVRAGALAELLAIEAASLVRPLDQLAEAGLIERREDASDRRAKGLYITAAGQAARDKIESALDELRADIFSAVSDEDLEACLRVFAALDARVGKSSPGPGALAGTPESGS, encoded by the coding sequence ATGCCCTCTTCCACCACCGCCAAGCGCCGTGCCGCCAGCCTCATGGCATTCACCAGCCGCCTGCCGACCTTGCAGCGCGCCTACCGCTCCGCCGCCGACAAGGCGGTGGCCCATGTGGGCATGTCGCAGGCCATGGCCTGGCCGCTGGTGATGATCGGCCGGCTGGGCGACGGCGTGCGTGCCGGCGCGCTGGCCGAGCTGCTGGCGATCGAGGCCGCCTCGCTGGTGCGTCCGCTCGACCAGCTGGCCGAGGCCGGCCTGATCGAGCGCCGCGAAGACGCCTCCGACCGCCGCGCCAAGGGCCTCTACATCACCGCCGCCGGCCAGGCCGCGCGCGACAAGATCGAGAGCGCGCTCGACGAACTGCGCGCCGACATCTTCTCCGCCGTTTCCGACGAGGACCTCGAAGCCTGCCTGCGGGTGTTCGCCGCGCTGGACGCGCGTGTGGGCAAGAGTTCGCCCGGCCCGGGCGCACTGGCCGGCACCCCCGAGTCGGGTTCATGA
- a CDS encoding ABC transporter permease yields the protein MAAILTPGGAPLASVVRSRSHGANVLRRLVRNPVAMGAAALILLLILAALLAPWIMPADPFATSMFKRLRPIGTAGYPLGTDELGRDLLSRLILGGRLSLFMGIAPVLMAFVVGGALGVFAGYAGGKLNTVVMRCIDVLYAFPSVLLAIALSGALGAGITNALISLTVVFVPQIARIAESVTTQVRRSDYVDAARASGAGAFTIVRRHVLGNVVGPIFVYATSLISVSMILASGLSFLGLGVKPPQPEWGLMLNTLRTAIYSQPLIAALPGALIFVTSISFNMLADGLRQAMEVKQ from the coding sequence ATGGCAGCCATCCTCACGCCCGGCGGAGCGCCTCTTGCATCCGTGGTCCGCTCGCGCAGCCACGGCGCCAATGTGCTGCGCCGGCTGGTGCGCAATCCCGTGGCCATGGGCGCGGCGGCGCTCATCCTGCTGCTGATCCTGGCGGCCCTGCTGGCGCCCTGGATCATGCCGGCCGACCCCTTCGCCACCTCGATGTTCAAGCGGCTGCGGCCGATCGGCACGGCGGGTTATCCGCTGGGCACGGACGAGCTGGGCCGCGACCTGCTCTCGCGCCTGATCCTGGGCGGTCGGCTGTCGCTGTTCATGGGCATCGCGCCGGTGCTGATGGCTTTCGTCGTGGGCGGCGCGCTGGGCGTGTTCGCGGGTTATGCGGGCGGCAAGCTGAACACGGTGGTGATGCGCTGCATCGACGTGCTGTATGCCTTTCCCTCGGTGCTGCTGGCGATCGCGCTGTCGGGCGCGCTGGGCGCGGGCATCACCAACGCGCTGATCTCGCTGACGGTGGTCTTCGTGCCGCAGATCGCCCGCATCGCCGAGAGCGTGACGACCCAGGTGCGGCGCAGCGATTACGTGGATGCGGCGCGGGCCTCGGGCGCGGGAGCCTTCACGATCGTGCGGCGCCATGTGCTGGGCAATGTGGTCGGGCCGATCTTCGTCTATGCCACCAGCCTGATCTCGGTCTCGATGATCCTGGCCTCGGGCCTGTCCTTCCTGGGCCTGGGCGTGAAGCCGCCGCAGCCGGAATGGGGGCTGATGCTCAACACCCTGCGCACGGCCATCTACAGCCAGCCGCTGATCGCCGCCCTGCCCGGCGCGCTGATCTTCGTCACCTCCATCTCCTTCAACATGCTGGCCGACGGCTTGCGCCAGGCCATGGAGGTCAAGCAGTGA
- a CDS encoding DUF1840 domain-containing protein, which translates to MLKLKSRATAEVILLDSSALQILHIIGKDPEAPGVITVAQIPDAVAALRKAVEEHDAQPDVSESIGDHHEGEQHVHSDGNISLRQRVAPVIDMLNRSLAERYDVVWGV; encoded by the coding sequence ATGCTGAAATTGAAGTCACGCGCCACCGCAGAAGTCATCCTCTTGGACTCCAGTGCACTGCAGATCCTGCACATCATCGGCAAGGATCCGGAAGCCCCGGGCGTCATCACCGTCGCCCAGATTCCCGACGCCGTGGCGGCCCTGCGCAAGGCCGTGGAAGAGCACGATGCCCAGCCGGACGTGAGCGAGTCGATCGGCGACCACCATGAAGGCGAGCAACACGTGCACAGCGACGGCAACATCAGCCTGCGCCAGCGCGTGGCACCGGTCATCGACATGCTCAACCGCAGCCTGGCCGAACGTTACGACGTGGTCTGGGGTGTCTGA
- a CDS encoding ABC transporter substrate-binding protein yields the protein MKIVKPSAILLACLLGAGMSAAQAQEKVLRIAMTAGDIPRTSGQPDQGYEGNRFTGIPMYDGLTQWDLSSASKASVVIPDLALSWSVNDADKTKWIFKLRPGVKFHDGSPFNADAVVWNVNKVLDKEAPQFDPAQIGVTASRMPTLRSARKIDDLTVELTTSEPDSFLPINLTNLFMASPTQWAKKLAAVPASVADKAERSKQAWAAFAADASGTGPFKQAKFVPRERLEMVKNPEYWDARRRPKIDRVVLLPLPEASARTAALMSGQVDWIEAPAPDSLDAIKGRGFKLYSNLQPHLWPWQFSLLPDSPFKDKKVRQAANLCLNRTAMKELLGGLMVEATGIAEPGDPWRGNPTFQIKYDLPAAQKLMQEAGYSAAKPVHVKVQTSASGSGQMQPLPMNEFIQQSLKDCYFDVQFDVVEWNTLFSSWRLGAKDPAAHGAHATNVSAATMDPFFAMVRFVSTKAQPPVSNNWGYYSNAETDAIIEKARTTFDDKQRDALLAQLQARIIDEAPFLFVAHDVGPRAMTAKVKGVVQPKSWFIDIATMSLD from the coding sequence AAGATCGTCAAACCGTCTGCCATCCTTCTGGCCTGCCTGCTCGGCGCCGGCATGTCCGCCGCCCAGGCACAGGAAAAAGTGCTGCGCATCGCCATGACCGCGGGCGACATCCCCCGCACCTCCGGCCAGCCCGACCAGGGCTACGAGGGCAACCGCTTCACCGGCATCCCGATGTACGACGGCCTGACGCAGTGGGACCTCAGCTCGGCCAGCAAGGCCAGCGTGGTGATTCCCGACCTGGCGCTGTCCTGGTCGGTCAACGACGCCGACAAGACGAAATGGATCTTCAAGCTGCGCCCGGGCGTGAAGTTCCACGATGGCTCGCCCTTCAACGCCGACGCGGTGGTGTGGAACGTCAACAAGGTGCTCGACAAGGAAGCCCCGCAGTTCGATCCGGCGCAGATCGGCGTCACCGCCTCGCGCATGCCCACGCTGCGCAGCGCCCGCAAGATCGATGACCTGACGGTGGAGCTGACCACCTCCGAGCCCGACTCCTTCCTGCCGATCAACCTCACCAACCTCTTCATGGCTTCGCCCACCCAGTGGGCGAAGAAACTGGCCGCCGTGCCGGCCTCGGTCGCCGACAAGGCCGAACGCAGCAAGCAGGCCTGGGCCGCCTTCGCCGCCGACGCCTCCGGCACCGGCCCCTTCAAGCAGGCCAAGTTCGTGCCGCGCGAACGCCTGGAGATGGTGAAGAACCCCGAGTACTGGGATGCCAGGCGCCGCCCCAAGATCGACCGCGTGGTGCTGCTGCCCCTGCCCGAGGCCAGCGCCCGCACGGCCGCCCTCATGTCCGGCCAGGTCGACTGGATCGAGGCGCCCGCACCCGATTCGCTGGACGCGATCAAGGGCCGCGGCTTCAAGCTCTATTCCAACCTGCAGCCGCATCTCTGGCCCTGGCAGTTCTCGCTGCTGCCGGATTCGCCCTTCAAGGACAAGAAGGTGCGCCAGGCCGCCAACCTGTGCCTGAACCGCACGGCCATGAAGGAGCTGCTGGGCGGCCTGATGGTCGAGGCCACCGGCATCGCCGAGCCGGGCGATCCGTGGCGCGGCAATCCCACCTTCCAAATCAAGTACGACCTGCCCGCGGCGCAGAAGCTGATGCAGGAGGCCGGCTATTCCGCCGCCAAGCCGGTGCATGTGAAGGTGCAGACCTCGGCCTCCGGCTCCGGCCAGATGCAGCCGCTGCCGATGAACGAGTTCATCCAGCAGAGCCTGAAGGACTGCTACTTCGACGTGCAGTTCGACGTGGTCGAGTGGAACACCCTGTTCTCCAGCTGGCGCCTGGGCGCCAAGGACCCGGCCGCCCACGGCGCGCACGCCACCAACGTCAGCGCGGCCACCATGGACCCCTTCTTCGCCATGGTGCGTTTCGTCAGCACCAAGGCGCAGCCGCCGGTCTCCAACAACTGGGGCTACTACAGCAACGCCGAGACCGACGCCATCATCGAGAAGGCCCGCACCACCTTCGACGACAAGCAGCGCGACGCCCTGCTGGCGCAGCTGCAGGCACGCATCATCGACGAGGCGCCCTTCCTGTTCGTGGCGCATGACGTGGGTCCGCGTGCCATGACGGCCAAGGTCAAGGGCGTCGTGCAACCGAAGAGCTGGTTCATCGACATCGCCACGATGTCGCTGGACTGA
- a CDS encoding ABC transporter ATP-binding protein: MAEPAVRMKNLRVEFHAPGKKVEAVNGVDLELQPGEVVALIGESGSGKSVTLRAIMRLHAERSTRISGELHAAGADVLALDKAGLSALRGRKVAMIFQEPLLALDPVYPVGDQIVETILRHEKIGRAEARARALALFERVRIPSPERRLAAYAHEMSGGMRQRAMIALALACRPQVLLADEPTTALDATVQIQILLLLRELQQEMGLAIVFVTHDIGAAAEVADRMAVMYAGRIVEQGPAAVLLTRPRHPYTLSLLQSRSHGAMQKGRRLQTIAGSPPDLSKLPPGCAFAERCAWAEAACRAIQPPETALGAGHSARCIRLDVVDGVRPAGTVSA; this comes from the coding sequence ATGGCTGAGCCCGCCGTCCGCATGAAGAACCTGCGGGTGGAATTCCACGCGCCGGGCAAGAAGGTGGAGGCCGTCAACGGCGTGGACCTGGAACTGCAGCCGGGCGAGGTGGTGGCGCTGATCGGCGAGTCGGGTTCGGGCAAGAGCGTGACCCTGCGCGCCATCATGCGCCTGCATGCCGAGCGCAGCACCCGCATCAGCGGCGAGCTGCATGCCGCCGGCGCGGATGTGCTGGCGCTGGACAAGGCCGGCCTCTCGGCCCTGCGCGGCAGGAAGGTGGCGATGATCTTCCAGGAGCCGCTGCTGGCGCTGGACCCGGTCTACCCGGTGGGCGACCAGATCGTCGAGACCATCCTGCGGCACGAGAAGATCGGCCGCGCAGAGGCCCGCGCCAGGGCGCTGGCGCTGTTCGAGCGGGTGCGCATCCCCAGCCCGGAGCGGCGCCTCGCGGCCTATGCCCACGAGATGTCCGGCGGCATGCGCCAGCGCGCCATGATCGCCCTGGCCCTGGCCTGCCGGCCCCAGGTGCTGCTGGCCGACGAGCCGACCACGGCGCTGGACGCCACGGTGCAGATCCAGATCCTGCTGCTGCTGCGCGAACTGCAGCAGGAGATGGGGCTGGCCATCGTCTTCGTCACCCACGACATCGGCGCCGCCGCCGAGGTGGCCGACCGCATGGCGGTGATGTATGCGGGCCGCATCGTGGAGCAGGGACCGGCCGCCGTGCTGCTGACCCGGCCGCGCCACCCCTACACCCTGTCGCTGCTGCAGAGCCGCAGCCATGGCGCCATGCAGAAGGGAAGGCGGCTGCAGACCATCGCCGGTTCTCCGCCCGACCTGTCGAAGCTGCCGCCGGGCTGCGCCTTCGCCGAGCGCTGCGCCTGGGCCGAGGCGGCCTGCCGCGCCATCCAGCCGCCGGAAACGGCGCTGGGCGCCGGCCACAGCGCACGCTGCATACGCCTGGACGTGGTGGACGGCGTGCGGCCGGCGGGGACGGTCAGCGCCTGA
- a CDS encoding class I SAM-dependent methyltransferase, with protein MHALQKQLEERLRQLPVSVALRLPGGEWIGPAQAAVMLHIRDMGAAARLIAGQVGALGEAVVEGRVEIQGRMRDLMQAVAGLLPGNPTESHEHWWSPLLRRAKSMAAHTRERDAEQIQFHYDVSDDFYRLWLDPRRVYSCAYYRDSDMTLAQAQEAKLDHICRKLNLQPGERYLDVGCGWGALLLWAAEHYGVQATGITLSHNQHAHVQKLIEERGLGDRVQVLLCDYRDLQPAQPFQKISSVGMFEHVGRANMVAYFGQLMRLLEPGGLVLNHGITAGGLENAQLGGGMGDFIEKYIFPGGELMHFSNVLHDMAEAGLESVDVESLRPHYARTLWAWSDALEGKLDEARRVLTAGSDADRAEKVLRAYRLYLSGCAMSFERGWISLHQILASKPDGQLNTGRMAGAQSVYPFERDYIYSERKAAC; from the coding sequence ATGCACGCTTTACAAAAACAGTTAGAGGAGCGGTTGCGACAACTACCCGTGTCTGTCGCGCTGCGTTTACCTGGGGGTGAGTGGATCGGACCGGCGCAGGCCGCGGTGATGCTTCACATACGTGACATGGGTGCGGCGGCCAGGCTGATCGCCGGGCAGGTCGGGGCGCTGGGCGAGGCGGTGGTCGAAGGCCGCGTCGAGATCCAGGGCCGCATGCGCGACCTGATGCAGGCGGTGGCAGGGCTGCTGCCGGGCAATCCCACCGAAAGCCACGAGCACTGGTGGAGCCCGCTGCTGCGCAGGGCGAAGTCGATGGCGGCCCACACCCGGGAGCGCGACGCCGAGCAGATCCAGTTCCATTACGACGTCTCGGACGACTTCTACCGCCTCTGGCTGGACCCGCGACGCGTCTATTCCTGCGCCTACTACCGCGACAGCGACATGACGCTGGCCCAGGCCCAGGAAGCCAAGCTCGACCACATCTGCCGCAAGCTCAACCTGCAGCCCGGCGAGCGTTATCTCGACGTCGGCTGCGGCTGGGGCGCGCTGCTGCTGTGGGCGGCCGAGCACTACGGCGTGCAGGCCACCGGCATCACCCTCTCGCACAACCAGCATGCGCATGTGCAGAAGCTGATCGAGGAACGCGGCCTGGGCGACCGGGTGCAGGTGCTGCTGTGCGACTACCGCGACCTGCAGCCGGCCCAGCCCTTCCAGAAGATCTCCTCGGTCGGCATGTTCGAGCATGTGGGCCGCGCCAACATGGTGGCCTACTTCGGCCAGCTGATGCGCCTGCTGGAGCCGGGCGGCCTGGTGCTCAACCACGGCATCACGGCCGGCGGACTGGAGAACGCCCAGCTCGGCGGCGGCATGGGCGACTTCATCGAGAAGTACATCTTCCCCGGCGGCGAACTCATGCACTTCAGCAATGTGCTGCACGACATGGCAGAGGCCGGGCTGGAGTCGGTCGACGTAGAAAGCCTGCGCCCCCATTACGCCCGCACCTTGTGGGCCTGGTCGGATGCGCTGGAGGGCAAACTCGACGAAGCCCGGCGTGTGCTGACGGCCGGCTCGGACGCCGACCGGGCGGAGAAAGTGCTGCGCGCCTACAGGCTTTATCTGTCGGGGTGCGCGATGAGTTTCGAGCGGGGCTGGATATCCTTGCACCAGATCCTCGCCAGCAAGCCCGATGGCCAGCTGAACACCGGCCGCATGGCGGGGGCACAATCCGTCTATCCCTTCGAACGGGACTATATCTATTCAGAAAGGAAGGCCGCATGCTGA
- a CDS encoding aminopeptidase: MRSARPVDDWLADPAASPALKDRLRLSQRIRAFASSQLGLPDNPSYRRYADLHRTAAVWNVVAAPPLSLTLQTWCFPVTGCIGYRGYYSEAAAREEAAGLRGQGLEVSVYGVPAYSTLGWLNWAGGDPLLSTFIGYPEGELARMVFHELAHQVVYAEGDTTFNESFATAVEQMGRDRWLASEASPEAREAYQRFAGRQRDFRDLTRDTRRSLEEVYQASDAPPSEKLAQKEIVMAGFRARYAALRASWGGDGANVAGYDRWVAEANNASFGALAAYDTLVPAFQALFAKVAAEPGGDPWPRFYAEVRKLADMPKPERLAALQALAPS; this comes from the coding sequence ATGCGCTCGGCCCGGCCGGTGGACGACTGGCTGGCCGACCCGGCCGCCAGCCCGGCGCTCAAGGACCGGCTGCGGCTGTCCCAGCGCATCCGCGCCTTCGCCTCTTCGCAGCTCGGCCTGCCCGACAACCCTAGCTACCGGCGCTACGCCGACCTGCACCGCACAGCCGCCGTCTGGAACGTGGTGGCCGCGCCGCCCCTGTCGCTGACGCTGCAGACCTGGTGTTTCCCGGTGACCGGCTGCATCGGCTACCGCGGCTACTACAGCGAGGCCGCCGCGCGCGAGGAAGCCGCCGGCCTGCGCGGCCAGGGGCTGGAGGTCTCGGTCTACGGCGTGCCGGCGTACTCCACGCTGGGCTGGCTGAACTGGGCGGGCGGCGATCCGCTGCTCAGCACCTTCATCGGCTATCCGGAGGGCGAACTGGCCCGCATGGTCTTCCACGAGCTGGCGCACCAGGTGGTCTATGCCGAGGGCGACACCACCTTCAACGAATCCTTCGCCACCGCCGTCGAGCAGATGGGCCGCGACCGCTGGCTGGCCAGCGAAGCCTCGCCCGAGGCACGCGAGGCCTACCAGCGCTTCGCGGGCCGGCAGCGCGATTTCCGTGACCTGACACGCGACACCCGCCGCTCGCTGGAAGAGGTCTACCAGGCCAGCGATGCGCCGCCTTCGGAGAAGCTGGCGCAGAAGGAGATCGTGATGGCCGGGTTCCGCGCCCGCTACGCCGCCCTGCGCGCGTCCTGGGGCGGCGATGGCGCCAACGTGGCCGGCTACGACCGCTGGGTGGCCGAGGCCAACAACGCCTCCTTCGGCGCGCTGGCCGCCTACGACACCCTGGTGCCGGCCTTCCAGGCCCTGTTCGCCAAGGTGGCGGCCGAGCCCGGCGGAGACCCCTGGCCGCGTTTCTATGCCGAAGTGCGCAAGCTGGCCGACATGCCCAAGCCCGAGCGCCTGGCCGCGCTGCAGGCCCTGGCGCCGTCCTGA
- a CDS encoding M20 aminoacylase family protein, which produces MNAPILDADLPALVALRRDIHAHPELGFEEVRTSALVAERLESWGIPVHRGIGRTGLVGVIRGSRDSGQRTLGIRADMDALPIAEKNSFAHASRHPGRMHACGHDGHTTILLAAAEHLSKNRDFDGTVHLIFQPAEEGGGGGRLMVEEGLFERFPCEAVFGLHNWPGMQAGQMAVSAGPVMASSNEFKITIRGKGCHAAMPHMGIDPVPVACQMVQGFQNIVSRNKKPLDAGVISVTMIHTGEATNVVPDTCVIEGTVRTFSIEVLDLIERRMRQVAEHTCAAFEAGCEFVFDRNYPPTINHAHEADFLRGVAQRVLGEHNVPAQEPTMGAEDFSYMLMAKPGAYAFLANGDGDHRDAGHGMGPCMLHNPSYDFNDELIPVGARCWVELVQSWFDAPAPRR; this is translated from the coding sequence ATGAACGCCCCCATCCTCGACGCCGACCTCCCGGCCCTCGTCGCCCTGCGACGCGACATCCACGCCCATCCCGAACTCGGTTTCGAGGAAGTCCGCACCTCGGCCCTGGTGGCCGAGCGGCTGGAATCCTGGGGCATTCCCGTGCACCGCGGCATCGGCCGCACCGGCCTGGTCGGCGTGATCCGCGGCAGCCGCGACAGCGGCCAGCGCACACTTGGCATCCGCGCCGACATGGACGCCCTGCCCATCGCCGAGAAGAACAGCTTCGCCCACGCCAGCCGCCACCCCGGCCGCATGCATGCCTGCGGCCACGACGGCCACACCACCATCCTGCTGGCGGCGGCCGAGCACCTGTCGAAGAACCGGGATTTCGACGGCACGGTGCACCTGATCTTCCAGCCGGCCGAGGAAGGCGGCGGCGGCGGCCGGCTGATGGTGGAGGAGGGCCTGTTCGAACGTTTCCCCTGCGAGGCCGTCTTCGGCCTGCACAACTGGCCGGGCATGCAGGCCGGCCAGATGGCGGTGAGCGCCGGGCCGGTGATGGCCTCGTCCAACGAGTTCAAGATCACCATCCGCGGCAAGGGCTGCCATGCCGCCATGCCGCACATGGGCATCGACCCGGTGCCGGTGGCCTGCCAGATGGTGCAGGGCTTCCAGAACATCGTCAGCCGCAACAAGAAGCCGCTGGATGCGGGTGTGATCTCGGTCACCATGATCCACACCGGCGAGGCCACCAACGTGGTGCCCGACACCTGCGTGATCGAGGGCACGGTGCGCACCTTCAGCATCGAGGTGCTGGACCTGATCGAGCGCCGCATGCGCCAGGTGGCCGAGCACACCTGCGCGGCCTTCGAGGCCGGCTGCGAGTTCGTGTTCGACCGCAACTACCCGCCCACCATCAACCATGCCCACGAGGCCGATTTCCTGCGCGGCGTGGCGCAGCGGGTGCTGGGCGAGCACAACGTGCCGGCGCAGGAGCCCACCATGGGCGCCGAGGACTTCTCGTACATGCTGATGGCCAAGCCCGGCGCCTATGCCTTCCTGGCCAACGGCGACGGCGACCACCGCGACGCCGGACATGGCATGGGCCCGTGCATGCTGCACAACCCCAGCTACGACTTCAACGACGAGCTGATCCCGGTGGGCGCGCGCTGCTGGGTGGAACTGGTGCAGTCCTGGTTCGACGCGCCGGCACCCCGGCGCTGA